The following proteins are co-located in the Telopea speciosissima isolate NSW1024214 ecotype Mountain lineage chromosome 9, Tspe_v1, whole genome shotgun sequence genome:
- the LOC122640306 gene encoding peroxidase 17-like, with translation MPSPRATASALIDLFSEFNLSVKDLVALSGSHSIGNGRCFSIVFRLYNQSGTGRPDPVMEPKFREKLDKLCPIGGDGNVTGDLDSTPHVFDNQYFKDLVSGRGFLNSDQTLYSSNGTTREYVQQFSTDQEAFFKAFVEGMVKMGDLQSGRPGEIRRNCRIINSPPVEILMKS, from the coding sequence ATGCCGAGCCCAAGAGCCACTGCAAGTGCCCTAATTGATCTCTTCAGCGAATTTAATCTCTCTGTAAAGGATCTTGTAGCCCTCTCTGGTTCTCACTCAATCGGCAACGGACGCTGTTTCTCAATTGTCTTCCGCCTCTACAACCAGTCGGGAACGGGTAGGCCTGACCCTGTCATGGAACCCAAGTTCAGAGAGAAGCTTGACAAGCTCTGCCCTATCGGTGGAGACGGGAACGTAACAGGGGACCTTGATTCAACTCCACATGTGTTTGATAATCAGTACTTCAAGGACTTAGTTTCTGGGCGAGGATTTCTCAATTCAGATCAAACGCTGTACTCATCCAATGGAACGACTCGAGAATACGTTCAACAATTCAGCACTGATCAAGAGGCGTTCTTCAAAGCTTTTGTGGAGGGAATGGTGAAGATGGGTGACCTGCAATCTGGTCGGCCGGGCGAAATCCGGAGGAACTGTAGAATCATTAACAGCCCACCTGTGGAAATCTTGATGAAGTCATGA